From a region of the Pongo pygmaeus isolate AG05252 chromosome 5, NHGRI_mPonPyg2-v2.0_pri, whole genome shotgun sequence genome:
- the NQO2 gene encoding ribosyldihydronicotinamide dehydrogenase [quinone] isoform X2 — translation MAGKKVLIVYAHQEPRSFNGSLKNVAVDELSRQGCTVTVSDLYAMNFEPRATKKDITGALSNPEVFHYGVETHEAYKQRSLASDITDEQKKVQEADLVIFQGKLALLSVTTGGTAEMYTKTGVNGDFRYFLWPLQHGTLHFCGFKVLAPQISFAPEIASEEERKGMVAAWSQRLQTIWKEEPIPCTAHWYFRQ, via the exons ATGGCAG GTAAGAAAGTACTCATTGTCTATGCACACCAGGAACCCAGGTCTTTCAACGGATCCTTGAAGAATGTGGCTGTAGATGAACTGAGCAGGCAGGGCTGCACCGTCACAGTGTCTGATTTGTATGCCATGAACTTTGAGCCGAGGGCCACAAAGAAAGATATCACTG GTGCTCTTTCTAATCCTGAGGTTTTCCATTATGGAGTGGAAACCCACGAAGCCTACAAGCAAAGGTCTTTGGCTAGCGACATCACTGATGAGCAGAAAAAGGTTCAGGAGGCTGACCTAGTGATATTTCag GGTAAACTAGCGCTCCTTTCCGTAACCACGGGAGGCACGGCCGAGATGTACACGAAAACAGGAGTCAATGGAGATTTTCGATACTTCCTGTGGCCACTGCAG CATGGCACGTTACACTTCTGTGGATTTAAAGTCCTTGCCCCTCAGATCAGCTTTGCTCCTGAAATTGCATccgaagaagaaagaaaggggatgGTGGCTGCGTGGTCCCAGAGGCTGCAGACCATCTGGAAGGAAGAGCCCATCCCCTGCACGGCCCACTGGTACTTCAGGCAATAA
- the NQO2 gene encoding ribosyldihydronicotinamide dehydrogenase [quinone] isoform X3: MNFEPRATKKDITGALSNPEVFHYGVETHEAYKQRSLASDITDEQKKVQEADLVIFQFPLYWFSVPAILKGWMDRVLCQGFAFDIPGFYDSGLLQGKLALLSVTTGGTAEMYTKTGVNGDFRYFLWPLQHGTLHFCGFKVLAPQISFAPEIASEEERKGMVAAWSQRLQTIWKEEPIPCTAHWYFRQ; encoded by the exons ATGAACTTTGAGCCGAGGGCCACAAAGAAAGATATCACTG GTGCTCTTTCTAATCCTGAGGTTTTCCATTATGGAGTGGAAACCCACGAAGCCTACAAGCAAAGGTCTTTGGCTAGCGACATCACTGATGAGCAGAAAAAGGTTCAGGAGGCTGACCTAGTGATATTTCag TTCCCGCTGTACTGGTTCAGCGTGCCGGCCATCCTGAAGGGCTGGATGGATAGGGTGCTGTGCCAGGGCTTTGCCTTTGACATCCCAGGATTCTACGATTCCGGTTTGCTCCAG GGTAAACTAGCGCTCCTTTCCGTAACCACGGGAGGCACGGCCGAGATGTACACGAAAACAGGAGTCAATGGAGATTTTCGATACTTCCTGTGGCCACTGCAG CATGGCACGTTACACTTCTGTGGATTTAAAGTCCTTGCCCCTCAGATCAGCTTTGCTCCTGAAATTGCATccgaagaagaaagaaaggggatgGTGGCTGCGTGGTCCCAGAGGCTGCAGACCATCTGGAAGGAAGAGCCCATCCCCTGCACGGCCCACTGGTACTTCAGGCAATAA
- the NQO2 gene encoding ribosyldihydronicotinamide dehydrogenase [quinone] isoform X1: MAGKKVLIVYAHQEPRSFNGSLKNVAVDELSRQGCTVTVSDLYAMNFEPRATKKDITGALSNPEVFHYGVETHEAYKQRSLASDITDEQKKVQEADLVIFQFPLYWFSVPAILKGWMDRVLCQGFAFDIPGFYDSGLLQGKLALLSVTTGGTAEMYTKTGVNGDFRYFLWPLQHGTLHFCGFKVLAPQISFAPEIASEEERKGMVAAWSQRLQTIWKEEPIPCTAHWYFRQ, from the exons ATGGCAG GTAAGAAAGTACTCATTGTCTATGCACACCAGGAACCCAGGTCTTTCAACGGATCCTTGAAGAATGTGGCTGTAGATGAACTGAGCAGGCAGGGCTGCACCGTCACAGTGTCTGATTTGTATGCCATGAACTTTGAGCCGAGGGCCACAAAGAAAGATATCACTG GTGCTCTTTCTAATCCTGAGGTTTTCCATTATGGAGTGGAAACCCACGAAGCCTACAAGCAAAGGTCTTTGGCTAGCGACATCACTGATGAGCAGAAAAAGGTTCAGGAGGCTGACCTAGTGATATTTCag TTCCCGCTGTACTGGTTCAGCGTGCCGGCCATCCTGAAGGGCTGGATGGATAGGGTGCTGTGCCAGGGCTTTGCCTTTGACATCCCAGGATTCTACGATTCCGGTTTGCTCCAG GGTAAACTAGCGCTCCTTTCCGTAACCACGGGAGGCACGGCCGAGATGTACACGAAAACAGGAGTCAATGGAGATTTTCGATACTTCCTGTGGCCACTGCAG CATGGCACGTTACACTTCTGTGGATTTAAAGTCCTTGCCCCTCAGATCAGCTTTGCTCCTGAAATTGCATccgaagaagaaagaaaggggatgGTGGCTGCGTGGTCCCAGAGGCTGCAGACCATCTGGAAGGAAGAGCCCATCCCCTGCACGGCCCACTGGTACTTCAGGCAATAA